One genomic window of Notamacropus eugenii isolate mMacEug1 chromosome 6, mMacEug1.pri_v2, whole genome shotgun sequence includes the following:
- the RPL37A gene encoding large ribosomal subunit protein eL43, protein MAKRTKKVGIVGKYGTRYGASLRKMVKKIEISQHAKYTCSFCGKTKMKRRAVGIWHCGSCMKTVAGGAWTYNTTSAVTVKSAIRRLKELKDQ, encoded by the exons ATG GCTAAACGTACTAAGAAGGTCGGAATCGTTGGTAAATATGGAACACGTTATGGTGCATCCCTcagaaaaatggtgaagaaaattgaaattagcCAGCATGCCAAGTATACCTGCTCCTTCTGTGGCAAG aCCAAAATGAAGAGACGGGCAGTGGGTATTTGGCATTGTGGATCCTGTATGAAAACAGTAGCTGGTGGAGCATGGACATACAA TACCACCTCTGCAGTCACGGTCAAATCTGCCATcagaagactgaaggaattgaaaGACCAGTAA